The DNA region TGAATGGTGATTGTCCGTTGCGGATTTATGTACCGTTTTTTCTGCAGGCATAGTGAAGGAAATTTTGGGGTTATGGCCAGAACTTTGTGGGATATGCGACTCTACGAATACGAGCCCCCTTTATTCTGCAGCTGTTAAAGGTCATTTAGATGTGGTAAATGCGATACTGAATGCCGATGCCAGTTGCATACGGATAGTGCGTAAAAACGGAAAGACAGCCTTACATACAGCTGTGAGGTATGGCCTTATCGATATCGTAAAAGCTCTTATCGATTGCGATCAAGGAATTGTTAGCATCAAAGATAAGAAAGGCCAAACTGCACTCCATATGGCTGTCAAGGGTCAATGTCCGGCGGTAGTTGATGAATTATTGTTCGCCAATCACTCCATTCTGAACGAACGTGACAAAAAGGAGAATACGGCATTGCACATTGCTACGAGGAAATCCCGCGCGCAGGTATCTGTTACTTCATGCATGTGTGTATATACAGTAAACATATCATAGAAGCCTCTGTATTAGGAGTCAGATTACATTTTGCCTTCTCTACTcaaataaatgggtaaattaatccttatacattagattaaaaaacaaatttacaGGGGCCTCCATGGTGTATTTACCATGTATATATGGCATTTGTTTCTTCggcttttcatttttcttatggCCTTTTCTTGCTTTATGTGTATACAGATTGTGAGCTTGTTGCTAACTTATAGATCTACTGATGTCAACGCCATAAATAATCAACACGAAACCGCGATGGATTTGGCTGATAAACTCCAGTACGGTGAATCCGCGTTTGAAATTAAAGAAGCTCTAACGGAGGCCGGTGCTAAACATGCTAGGTACGTTGGTCAAGTAGATGAAGCAATGGAACTTAAGAGGACAGTGAGTGATATTAAGCACGAAGTTCACTCGCAGTTTATACAAAACGAAAAAACGAACCGAAGAGTTACGGGAATTGCCAAAGAACTACGGAAACTTCACAGAGAAGCAGTCCAAAACACCACGAATTCCGTCACTGTCGTCGCTGTTCTCTTCGCGTCAATAGCTTTCTTAGCAATCTTCAACTTGCCCGGTCAATACGTAAGTGATGATCCGGATAGTGGGAAAGCTAATATAGCCGATAACGTTGGTTTTCGGGTTTTTTGCCTCTTGAATGCTACATCCCTCTTCATATCGCTCGCCGTTGTCGTAGTGCAGATCACATTGGTCGCATGGGACACAACGGCACAAAAACAGGTTGTATCGGTAGTTAACAAGTTGATGTGGGCCGCTTGTGGTTGCACATGCGGAGCGTTTTTATCGATAGCTTTCGTGGTTGTCGGAAAAGGTAGTTCATGGATGGCTGTTACAATAACCATCGTTGGAGCACCAATCCTAGTCGGGACACTTGCTAGTATGTGTTACTTTGTTTTCCGGCAAAGGTTCGGGACTTTCCGGAGCGATTCTCAAAGACGAATAAAACGAGCAACCGGGAGTAAGTCTTTTTCATGGTCATATTCTGCAAATATATCAGATGATGATGATTATAACTCTGATCTTGAGAAGATATATGCTTTATAAAACACTATTGTATGCCTGTAAAAAGCATGGGACAGCTAATACGAGACAACCCTGAGTAGCTGAAGAATCGCCCTTTCCGTGAAATGGCCGTTCGGCGGACCAAACGACCGGGTTAGTTTTGAGGATCAAATAAGGGGTCGAGGGGGAATAGAATAGCCATTCTATCGAACCAAATATGATGTAAATGGCATATGATACCGGAAATGTCACCCGATACTCGGGTACCGGTTAAGTacatatttgtattattattaatattatcattaCTACTCTTTTTgtgaaataataattacataatcTTGAATTTAACTTGATTTGATCACAAAATGTTAATAACATGAATCTATATCAATTTGAATTTGTATTAACCCAAATTTGGAACTAACCTAAATTTGTAATTATCTAAATTTCATACTCCAAATGTTTCGtacttgaaataatttgaacttaAATTATCTAAACTTATAATAAATCtactcaaaatgaataaaaaaaaattgaaacccgaTTTGACTTTATCTAGATTGAATACTAATATGAGAGATGAGTTCAATTTTAAAGCTTTTTATGccagtaaaataaatttttgtcaaATTTAAACTTAATGGTACTCAATTTGAACAATTAGCTAATCttatcaagttttcatttttaatatatattttaaacattatttattatgaaattataattacttTTAGTATATATTATTAATCTTAAGCTTAATTATCAAGTTAACTCGAGCTTCAACTCAAACTTGAATacacataaacttaattaaaCTCGAGTAACTCAATTATATATCGAGTCAAATTCAAACcttgaattttgagttaaactCAAACTTACAAGTACTCCAGCTAAACTCGGCAGAATTATAACCCTAGTCATCTTTCTCGACTCACCATGTCACCATTGTATAAGTCAAGTTAGGCTTTATTGGAGCACCGCTATGTCTTTCCTTCTTCATTAATGAAAAATTTctactaaaaatatatttattgagaAATTCAAAGAAAAGACCTGAACTTTACACTTATGTTCCAAATTCAAACTCGACTCAACTTAATTTGATACAAATTAAAAGGCTAAAAAATACAAAGCCAAACTAATTCAAACTCATACCGACCCAAAAATCaaacaacccaaatcaaaaataaatttgaatctGAAACATCCCCaactcaaaaaattcaaaaaatctgAAGTGATCAAAAC from Gossypium hirsutum isolate 1008001.06 chromosome A04, Gossypium_hirsutum_v2.1, whole genome shotgun sequence includes:
- the LOC121228301 gene encoding ankyrin repeat-containing protein At2g01680: MESKPLRFLTQQSLFVAVRSGELEAVKQILDKLKKDEACDGSSTVYDLMAAQSESGATALYIAAEHNFIEVFDYLIKFCDVEILKIRSKSDMNTFHVAAKLGHLGIVKEILGLWPELCGICDSTNTSPLYSAAVKGHLDVVNAILNADASCIRIVRKNGKTALHTAVRYGLIDIVKALIDCDQGIVSIKDKKGQTALHMAVKGQCPAVVDELLFANHSILNERDKKENTALHIATRKSRAQIVSLLLTYRSTDVNAINNQHETAMDLADKLQYGESAFEIKEALTEAGAKHARYVGQVDEAMELKRTVSDIKHEVHSQFIQNEKTNRRVTGIAKELRKLHREAVQNTTNSVTVVAVLFASIAFLAIFNLPGQYVSDDPDSGKANIADNVGFRVFCLLNATSLFISLAVVVVQITLVAWDTTAQKQVVSVVNKLMWAACGCTCGAFLSIAFVVVGKGSSWMAVTITIVGAPILVGTLASMCYFVFRQRFGTFRSDSQRRIKRATGSKSFSWSYSANISDDDDYNSDLEKIYAL